The Metarhizium brunneum chromosome 5, complete sequence sequence TTGTTTGTCGGGGCAGTGAAGCTGAGTCTGGATCTCCTGATACGACTGAGGTGGCTCAAATCTGATGGCTTTGACTATTTCCGGTCGCACGTCTGGGGCTACACTGCCTCAGCCCTCCTCCGAACACTGTTCATTGCCTTCTTCACCGTCATGACCCTCGCCATGTACCAGTTTTCACTTCGTGGATCTGCTGGGCCGACTGCTGTGGCAGCCATTGTCTGGTTGATCTTCTTGCTGGGCATTGGAGGGATCACAGCCTATGCCTGCTATTTCCGACTTCGACATGGAAAGTACGAGACTGGGCCGGATAGTCTACGTTTCGAACGGGGCACCGTATTTGGCAAGGTTCCTTTCATTGCTACGACGAGACAGAGCAGAATAGGCGAAGAGGAGCCGAGCCGAAGACCGTATCTATTTGGCACTATGCCATTCGTCAAGGTCAAgtacgtcgacgacgacccGAATAGAGACCCTGTTCACCTGGACGAAGGATATGTGAAGAGATTTGGTTGGCTGTCAGCCCGGTACCGACGATCAAGATGGTGGTTCTTCGCTTTCTACCTTGGTTACCAATTCATCCGAGCATGCTTTGTTGGCGGAGCAGCACGCTCGCCTCTGGCACAAGTTTACGGACTGTTCATATTTGACATCATTGCCCTCGTCGTAATCATGAAGCTGAACCCCTTTGAAAGCAACCGAAACACCGCAGTTGCCGTTTGGATGCTGTCAATTTCTAAGATTGTAACCACTGGCTTGTCGATCGCTTTCCTGCCTGCGTTCTCTATTAATCGAATTGCCGCCACGGTCCTTGGTATTATAATCATCGTCGTCCAAGGATTTGTTGCAATTGCAGTATTGGTATTGATCTTATTAGGGGTGCTTTCGACGTGGATGTCCCTTTCCCGCAACCGAGAAGACTTCCCGCAGGTTTTGGAACCAGTTCGCATCAAGTATTTTGAGCACGCAAAGGCTTGTTCGGACGACTTCccgccgaggccgaagaAGTCAGACACAAAGGAAGAGACGAGTGAAGGGCCTCGCGAGGCCATGTTTGAGGTTAGAGACGTGCGACGTGCACCCAAGATCGAAGACGAGGGCGTCGATAAGTTCCCAGACTTGGACCCGCCCAGCATATCACTCACTACCGTCGGGGCTAGTGGACGCCGGAGTCGAGCAAACAGCGCCAGCTCGAGATTCTCGGTCAACAGTCTCCCCAGGACCGCTCGTGTTCACCGGGCATCTTGGAGCTCCAAGGACATTCCCTTGTGGGATTCCGAAATGAACAGAGGGGACCAACAGCGTGTGGGCCATTCGCGCGCCAGCTCCCTGAGGCTGTCAGGCTATGTGGCAGATGCTCCAGGGACCAGTACACCGGTTCGGAGACCCATGACACCACAGCAGGAGATTTTAGAAGAGCCACAAATGCAGCAGTCAGATGGCTCACCAACAGAATACACCGAAAGCAGTCAAGCTTCCAATCCCGAGGagacaaaaacaaaagattCAGAAGAGGGGGTTTCAACACCCGCAACAGATACAGAGCCTTCTGAGGCAGAGGAAAAGCCAAGAGTGGAGCCCGAGGCGAAGGAGGCATCATAGATGACCTTGATGTGTTTTCATGTGGGATTTAGCCTTGAACAAAAGCGAGATATGACCTTCATTTACTTCAATCATAGTTTATTTTATCGTGTTAGCGCAATCTAGAAGCTGGGTGAAGGATACAGCGGATCAGAAAACGAGGAACGAGGGCTGGGAGGCCAGGCTACCTTGGAAGTTCTGCCATGAAAGATGGATGTGTGGACCTAGCGAACCTGATATGTGACGCGTATGGGACCCGGCGTTGGCGACTGATTTTCACGGCATGGCATAGCATTCTGCTTTGGAAGGTTGATTCATGTTGGGTGGCCTGCATGGTGgtcagaggaggaggatgcggaGCAGTTTTTGTTGCCTACCAGCACCAATCTGACGATACTCTGCTATTCATAGGTCGACTTGATGAGAATCAATGTAATATGTATTTGGTCGAGCCGAGGCTCGTAAATGATgtatagtttttttttctttggctAGAAACACTATCGATGTGTTCTTGAAGGAAATGACCCATTCCGCTGTCGAGGGCGTGCACGCCACTCATTCCCCAGGCTCGAAGAAACCGGAATATAGGCCATGGATGGGCCTCTCGAGGCTTCGGTCACGTCGGTGTTGGGCAAAAAGGTTTCCGGCCTCGTTGCATGTCGCGTCGTCGACCTAATTTCAACCTTGGACTCGGGGTCAAAGGACCAGCTGCTCCATACGCACACTCCGTAGAGGTTGGGAGCCGTGGCTCTCCAACAGCCACCAGCAGTTCGACCAACACCGGTCCCCAACGGCTCTGTACGCAAACGACAGCCATGCGGTCGATCAGCCCGTTCGGTTTGGAGCCTTTATCCACACGtgggacgaggaggacgccACGGAACTGAAAGCGCGGGCCGGTAGTTGCGAGGAACAGGGCAAAGTGGCCTGATTCTTCTTCCCTTACTGTTGGCATGTGAGACTCTTTGTTGCTCTGTTGTTACACGGACGGTACCCAACTTGCCCTGACACAAAGTACAGACGTGCTGTTGGCATGAGTCTGGGGAGGGGGGATGGGGGATAGGATAGGGGGAGAGAGAGGGCGAGTATCGAGTACTGAATacttggtactccgtagatggcGACGGAGGAACCGGGATGGGCGTTCTTTACAGCAAGCACACATGGCATACACGTTTATGTATTCGggtttctttctttgtttcaTCGAGCAACACGGGATGCTCGGTGTATTTTTAGGATTTTTTCATGGTAATTTTAAACAGCGAAAAAACATCAAGGGCCAGGCCCCCCTCCCAGCGAACGCAGCCTCATGTCTGAAGTACTCCATACCACTGGCATACGACAAACGAGaagaaaggagaagaaaaaaaaggaagattGGGGTGACACAAGCATGCAACAAGCCTCACATTACGGGGTAGAGGCCACCCTATAACAGAACCAGGACCAGAATACCCGCACCTATCACGGTCAACAACCCCAGCACGACAAGCCACACCACAGTGTGACACCATCCGTGATGTCGGGAAGCCACAAGGCCCTCCCCGTCTGTGTCGGCGTCCGTGTCGACGGAGGCAGTTGTGGATGTGGCAGCCAGGCGCTCGGTCGAATCCGCCTCGCTGGAGTCATTGTGCCAGTGACACCGGCGGGAGGACTCGAGGTCCAGCGCGCCGTAGTTGTGCTCGTCGACGTGCCAGAGCAGCAAGTCAGTCAgttcgtcttcgtcgtcgtcggacaacaacaaagacaatgtcgtcgtcgtcgagcccGGAGAGCGCAGGATGGGTGGCGGCGAGGTCGCGAAACCGTCGGATCTGCTCCTGTCTACATGGAAGGCCGTGACTTATCAGCAAACcttgctttttttcccttttattgATTGCCCTTCCTCCTCGAACTCATGGGGGAGGAGTAGGAATGGGGAATATGGAAAAATGCTATTGGAGGAAAAGGGGGTAGGGGGAGGAAGGGGAGTGGACAGAGACGTACGCCGCGCAGGTGAGGCATTCGGATTGGGGAATGCTTGAACCGCTGGGCTGGCCGCACACGGGGCAGTAGTAGAATACGCCGGTGCAGACGCGGTCCATGGTCCTTTGTTCAAGGGTATGGTGATGTTGAGATTTTTGGTGTAGcgtttgaaaaaaaaaaaaagaggcaatGTGTAGTGCTTCAACGCAACGACACGAAACGGAGATGAAGCTGGCAAGACTAATCGAGGAAATAGAAAATAGGTTTGAATGATTCAGGAGCGACAATTGTCGGAGTCGACTTGTATAATCAGAAAATTGAAAGACGAACCCAAGCCCTCTTTATACCCAAGCCCAGTCGTATGCCGTCACGTACAGCTATCCCCATGCCCATTATTGTACCATGCCCGTCACCAACATGCAAGCCTTCACCAAACTCACCAGATACGTGCCAGTCCACACTTCTCGGGCCTTTGCCAACCTACTCTGCGCATCTTTGCCATGTTTAGTGCGAATGCGAGCAACAGGAAGCCATCAGCAACGAGGAAAGCAAAAAACTAGACAGAGCAAAAGAACCACGCATCACAAAATCAGCCAATAATGCGTCCCTGACTCGGCTCCGAGGCCAAACACAAAGGGCTTCCGAGCGTTTCGCTcacgccctcctcgccccccCCTTGTAGCCGCGAACAATGTTGGCAGGCAACAGAAACGGTAGAACCGTCTTGTTTGGGTATCAAACTATCGACCCGACTACAAGGCCGTCTTGGAACGGGCTAGTTGCCGCTGACAAGATTTTCATTCTCTCCATCAGACAACGCaaaaggggaggggggtggaGGTGAATCACCACCCCCAGGATATCGGAACAGGCAAGGGTGTCGTGAACTGCCTGTCTCAGCGGAAAGCTccgtctttcttttttttttcattccGGTGGCGTAGTGCGAAGTGTTGGTGTCAAAGTTTGTCTGGGGTGGGAAGCGAACTCAACGTCGACAAAGGGCTCAGTCATGGTGGTGTGAAGCGAACGacatcctccttctccttcttcacatgtctcttctcatcatcattgtGTTGCAGATGATAGATCGCTGAATGGTTTGTGCTTGAAGGCGGGGAATATTCGAGTTcgaatgaaaaaaaaaaaaagccctcGGCCAGGGGGGGTTGGTTCGTGTTGGCGATGAGAACAAGGTTTGACAGGCAGCAGCGCAACCACACCGGCCCAGCACCTCAGCATTGAAACAGACATCTCCTCGCTTCTCCATGCAAAATCCCACGTTATCCAGGGAGTAGGACGTCAACGGCCCCCAAAAGGGGCATCTCATGTCGCCACGGACCGGCAAATGATCCCGACGTTGCTCCTCCCAATACTCCCTCACACATCACGCATGCCTCGTAAGCCTTCTCCCCCCCGTATCTCAGAGCTGTCATGCAACACACACAATGCTTAGACTCGAGAAAGTGGATACGGCCCCTTCTGGCAGCGGAACTATCCGATCAAGCAAGAAAGCGACGTGCTCTGCGTGCTCTGCGCGCCCACCAACACGGCATCCCAACCCAGCGCATGTTGGTTCTGCTAGCTGAGCCATGCCGGTAGCGTTGTCCTAGCCTGTCGAAGCGGGTAAAAAGAAGCGAATGCGACGCTGAGCAGAATAAAGAAGGCCGACGGTGTACCTGAGACTGGCATTAGAGCGCCATGGTGGGTGCGGTTGTCTAGTCCCTGCTATTCCATCTCGTCGCCTGCTTAGCTTCTATCATGGCCCACGAGTTTGACGGCCTGCAGTAACCATGTTCCTGGCAGCCTCGGAAGCCTCGTCCAACTGCCGTGGTTACCAATCCATTACTAAAAAGTCTCTCGTCAACAGGGGCCGACTAACCATCTCGAACATGATACAAACATGTGCGTCCCAACACGAGGCTGCGTTGCTTCCTGGACCCCAAAGACGCGACCTGCTGCAACCTGCATAATTCCCCTGGGAGATGTATGCCGCCGAACCACTTGGTACGAAGTTAGGATCAACACAGCTGCCCTGGACTCCTGGCCCTGTCCACAAGACGGCCTGTTTGTGGCCCTCACGATGTTGAAGTTTTGCACCAACCCCATTCTTTAAACTCTGCACCACCGACACACGGCCGAGGCTCGGATCTCGGGATACAAGCAGACATGACGATGGACAAAGACGGGTTGGGTTCTCGCAGAACAATTCGCTTCAGCCTTGTGGCGGCAGAGTTTGGTCTGACGTGTGGAGAAACAAAGCAGGCCGGCCCAGTCTCGTGAAGGTGAACGTGGGCCAAAGGCGAAAAAGCCATCTCGGCCGAGTGAACAAGCCAACGCACCCCGACGACCCCCGCCTCGTCCGAACAAATCACGTCCTGTTCCCACCGGAGACATTTGATCGATTCGATCCGGGCAGAGCCATCAGACCATTTGCGGCATATCGTAGAGGTTGCACCGAGCATTGTCCGCAGCCTTggaagccttggccagcatcCGTCATCCACCTGCATGCAAACCAGCAGACTTGGCTTGCATCTGACgacaagctccatgtcctcttTCCCGGCCAACAAGTGGCAGCTGTGCCGTCTTCCCGAACACGCACGACGGAGCCTGCGGCCAACGCTTCTGGTTGCCGGACGTGGCATTTCGTTGGTACGTTGCCAACATTCGGACCGCGTGCTGTGAGTCAAGAGAGACAAGATATCCATGACAAAAGACCAGGGTTAACATTTGGCATGGTTGTTGTAGTATTAAGAACCCTGTCAGACTTGACAGAGCACCAGAGTGGAAAAGTAAACCAAGAGAAGATCCATGAGCCTCGTTCCCATCTATTGCTCCAATTAAAACTCCATTTCTACCATGCAGATGCCAATGTCCCGTACTTGTTTTCTCCATTTCACCTTGCCTCGCAGTTTTCCCACGCCCCTTCCCATATCGCCTTCTCCTTTTTTCATGCGACGTCGCCTGCTACCGGGCAACATGAAtaacaaaaaagaaacagaCTGAAACGTGTGCAATGCACCACCATGTGTTGTACAATACGGCCAATGAGATGTAGACGTTCTGCTGATTATGCCCAGAACGACGAATGACTGGCACCACCTTGTGAGGAACAAGGTTTAGCAACAAGGAGAATTTGTGGGGTAAGAGGGATAACGGCAATGAAACGTTGTTGCGCGTGCGTGCTACTTTTAATTACAAGGGGATACATGGCTGGTTGATTATAGGGTCGCGGACCGGCTTCCGACTTTTTGGAATATAGCGTCGTTTACAAAATAAGGGCGTGAATGGTTGGCCAAATGCAGCCAGGTCTATGCGTATAGAGCCTCGAGGAAGTAAATGAAGCCAAAGATCAGGAAGGCAACGGCCCCGCCGACGGTGACTAGACACGCATGTTAGGAAAATCACGGGGTCAAAGCATGCATGTCGACGCAGGGGAGACATACCGATTTTCAGACTGACTCTTCCGGCGATGGCCCGTCCTCCAATAACAGCCACACCGGTGCAAATGGCATGTCCGCACGTTGCACCGAGAGTCACCCACCAGTAGtcctggccagcagccatggcaataGTTGCGATTTGGCTGCGATCACCCCATTCGCCCAAAAACGTCATGGCAAAGGTCTGGACCCAGGCCGGGCTCAAGAGCAGAGAGCAGAGGTTACCAACTCCCTGCATGAAACCGCCCATGGATCCGGAGCGTCGGGAAGGGCTGCGTGACGGGGATTGTGATGGCGATCGAGGCGGCGAGGGGAAACGGCTCTTAGACCGAGAATTCCTGCCACCAAGTCCCATTTCTAGGTTGTAAGCGGAAACACCGTTATGCCCATTGCCCatctccttttccttctctgcTAGCTCCTGTTCTACCTCGTGCATCTCAGCTGAAACGCCTTCATTGGGGTCCATCTTCATACCCTCATTGAGGAGTTTAGCACCAAAGACAAAGAACAGGGCCGCTGCCATGAAGCTTGTGAGGCGCTTAGGAATCAGAGTAGGAACAGCATGTCCCAGAACAGCAGACAAGACAGTCATGACAAGCAAGGCAccaaaagcggcagaaaaCACCACCATTCTATCATGCTTCATGGCCATCAGTGCAGCCACAAGAAAAGTCTTGTCACCAATTTCAGAGACAAGAATCATGGTAAAGGATAGCATCCATGAATGGAATGGCTGGATAATGCTGTCATCCTTTTGTTCGACGGGGACTTGGGATTTGGACTGGGATGTGTCCTTGGTTTTCGGTGGTGGGGGCTCGAGCGGATCTTTTGTTGTCGTCGACGATGATTTGGATTTGTTTGGTGTATCGGGGAGATCATCGGGTTTCTAATAAATCAACAATCGATTAGCTATACGTCTTGCGAcggcgaaaaaaaaaagcgacTGAACCGTAACAGCACGACTCACATCGAGACCTGTATAGTCTTTGCTGCCGTCCTGCTTGTGCAGTTTCGACTTGTCAGTGTCttcgtccttgccgccatgcAATTTCCGTTCCTCGCTATGTGGCAGTGGTGGCTTCTCTTTGGGAGATTCTGGTTGCGTGAGGACCTTCTCGCCGGTCTTTCCCTCCTTTTCCTTCCGTGCCTTTGACTTCTCGGTGACGCCGCCTTCGGTGCCCGTAGAAATTCCCTTTTCAGGTCGATCACGATTCTTATCGAACATGACACCAGAATTCGTCTCGGGGATCTTCTGGTCCCCAACCCGGGTTGGGTCGTTGGGTCGGCCCTTTAATAGCGGTAGTTGCTTGCCATCCGCATCGACAGCCACACCGTCAGTCTCGACAAAGGGGCCGAGATGAGGCTTCCCATCCTCAACGGGGCCATCTCTAGTGGATATGAAAGGTCGGTCTGCAGCGGCTGCTTCGACATTCGTAGCATCGTCGGCATtacgagaagaagaggagatgGATTTGGAgttgtcgtccttggctgcggcgacggcgcgagGCGAGATGCCGACGGCCAGCGAAGGCAGCAGTAGGAGCAGCAGGGGTGAATGGCCGGTCTGGAACTTCATGACGGCAGCTCAATTCCTCGGCGCGCGTTGTCAAACTGGCAATCCTGCTAATCGAAATGGATCTGTGATGATGGCTCAATCTGCCGATGGCAACACGGGGAGGCAATGATGAGGCGACGAGAGAAGGGTGGACTGAATGACTTGTAGCTGCGTCAACAGGCAGCCAAAGGTAAAAAAAGCCAGACGCAAGCACAGCCTCTACACCTCGACAACCCTTGGTGCCAACACTCGGCACTCCCTTACTCCGTAGGGGGCCCCTGGTCGCTTTAGGCTGGTCTGATTTCTGGGCTTCTGGATTGGTCGCGAGTGGCGCTCTCCGCTCTCCGTTTGCGTGGTTTGTGTTTGTGTGGCCTTGAGTGGTCCCGGTTGCGTGTCGTCCACCGGGAAATAGTATTGCCAAGTAGATTTAGCGTTCGTCCAAGGAGCTGCGCCAAAGCCAGCACCGAAGATGACTTGATTGTAAGATGAACCAAAATGCCGCGCAAATAAATACACAAATAAAGGGAGAATTCAACCCGTAAATAATGTGCGTTGGTTGACAAAATGAATTTCTTCAGCTACAGCAGGTTCGACAGTGCAcgagggggaaaaaaggaagaaagaaaggggAGAGAGCAGacagaccagttgacgggtAGTAAGTACAAGGTACCAAACAAGCAAGTGCAAGTCGGCTGAAGAGCACCCGGCCGCTTCTAAAACGAGAAAATATTCAGGGATACGGAGTAAACTGACGAGGATCCGGACGCGGACAACGCCCATGGACAAGGATCAACATAGCCACGGCGCACGAGCATGTTCTCATCCGAAACCCCATAAAATCTTGCCATAATTTCCGCCcatttctttatatagccaGCTGTCAAATCAAGTAATGCGAGTTGTGTAGATCAATATTAATGCCAGGCCGAACCAATACTAGCTGCACGtcatctctttagctgcccaaTGGTTCACGGGGCTTCCTCTGCCATACAGTTTTcttaggtaagcgagtctccatGAGCCATTGGGAAGCAAAAGAGATAGAATCTGACATCACTTTGGCTAGTCTTCATGAGACGAGAATAAATACTTGGGATACATGCCTCCTAGATAGGTAGACAAGGACGAGGTATCTAACCATCACAGGATATACTAtgatatttttttattacgTAATATACTATAGTATATTAGTGTGTATTTACTAAcgggcaaatatattctgcaATTGGCTGGATCAAATTCTAGTGATTCCTCTTGGAATACTTGGAATAAAACGGGGGGCTTGTGCAAGGCCTCGAACGTTTCTGCATCGGAGCCTTGAGAGTTGGGGATCCCTGGCCGGGATTTGACGAGCCTTCGTTCCCATAAGATATtgcttcgtcttcgtcttccaaGGCGAGCTGTTGCTGAAGCGCGTCGTCCGCGTCTTGCAGGGTTGTGTATGCTGGATCTTCTCTGGAGTCGTGGGGGGTAGAGTCATTCAGGTTTTCTTGCACGCTTGGCATAGTTTGGGTGGCTTTGGCATTCGCAGCCTGTATAAAGTGATTTCGGTATCGTTGCGCCGAGTCTCTAGCGTTTCGAAAAGCGGTCGCCCCGCGCCGAAAGGAATTAATATTACCTGTCATTTGCCATCCATCAATCTGTATCATGTGGTATTTGGGTCGCTCATTATTGACGGTCGCAGGCGCCGTAACATGATGGGCGTAGAGCTGAAGAGTACCCGTGCCGGCGTAATAGGTCGAGCTATAGGTGTAGGCATTGCCGTCATATATTGGTTCGGTCTCTTTGTAGTTTTGTAAGGCGTGGATAGCGCGAGTCCCATAGGCCCCGTCATAACAAGCTTGCAGCTGGGCCACGGAAGCATTTCCATCAGGGCCTTGGACTTCTAAGAAGAAGTTCGGCACTACCGGGACGTTAGGATGCTTGGTAGGAATGGCTGCTGATAGTATGCCCTCATCATTCCTGATATTCTGATCAAGATCACCTAGGCGAGCTCCATCAAAAAAATCTGGTTTCGGCTGTACAGCACCTGAGTTTGTGATGGGCTCCAGCTCAGTAAATAGGACGTTCTGCTTGTTATGAATGCTCGAGTTGCCACATAGAATGGGAAGGACAGAGGTTATAACCTCGCTCTCCAAGGCCGGGTCCTCATTTTTTCTGCGGAATTCTTCAAAATCACTTTCAGAGAATTGAGATGGAGATAATGATGCCCTTTCATGGGCTAGCTCTGATTGCATTTCTGTAGCATTTAGAGCTTTTGAACGCCAGTTGTTCACGTGCACATTATAGTCAGCAAGATGCTGTTGAAAGTCTTTGCCGTATGCTGAAGATCTTCCACTTCTAGAGCCAACGCTAGTCGCTTTCGAGGATTGTGGCCGCCGACTTCTCGAAATCGACGACTGGAGGGAGCTCATATCAATATTTGAATGTTTGGTAAACTTAACTCAGTTAGTCCTCAGTAATTCAGCAAGGGTCGAAAGTCGTACGCGTCGGAGATGACGGAGATCTGCCCCCCCGTGTCTTGCAAACCGAGCAAGCTCTGTCCGATACACTTCAGGTACTCCTACCGTTAGGTGAGAATGCGTGCTATTACGGCGGTCAAGTTCTCTTAGGGCACGCGGCGTAAGCGAGACTTTAGATAAATCATCCCAAAAAGATGGGGAGAAATTATATTTTCTGTCAGCCTTTTTAACCGAGGTTTCTTGTAGGGACTCGTATGTACGCCGCCGCTTTTGATTTTGTGGCCTCGCCATGAGGGGCCCATTGTCGCAACATATGTATGAGGGATTAGAAATGTTTTTAGTGACGCGCCTACTGTTTGCTGtaggaagaggaagaggtgATAAATTGCGTTCAGGGGCGtccagaccagaccaagCAAGTTTCGCTAGGTGGGCGGCACGCCCCACCAAGCCTCAATCTCGATTTAATGGCTGGGCCGACTGCCACGCCCTAAGCAATTTACTACTAGAGGCTGAAAAGACTAATTAACAAGGGATATCGCTTTTTTGAGCTTTTTTAAGTCTATTTAAAAGGGTACtaactttataatttaattaagatttgttaatactaaaaacctatattaaaatatattataaagtataataacTTAGCTGCCAGCCTAAAACCAGGTAGTAGTAGAGGTGACCGCGCCCGTAGCAAAATCGACCGCGCCCTGAGCAATCCACGTGCTgtatactataatatactagCGTATACTCTGTATATGtattacctacctaggtactttatcTCGAAGGTACTTCTTGTTTGGCAAATGCCACAGAATGGGGTGCAGGGGCACGCTGTGGCAGCTTGGGGTCTGTGGGTCACGAGTCGATGATGTGGATGT is a genomic window containing:
- the GDT1 gene encoding GCR1-dependent translation factor 1, which produces MKFQTGHSPLLLLLLPSLAVGISPRAVAAAKDDNSKSISSSSRNADDATNVEAAAADRPFISTRDGPVEDGKPHLGPFVETDGVAVDADGKQLPLLKGRPNDPTRVGDQKIPETNSGVMFDKNRDRPEKGISTGTEGGVTEKSKARKEKEGKTGEKVLTQPESPKEKPPLPHSEERKLHGGKDEDTDKSKLHKQDGSKDYTGLDKPDDLPDTPNKSKSSSTTTKDPLEPPPPKTKDTSQSKSQVPVEQKDDSIIQPFHSWMLSFTMILVSEIGDKTFLVAALMAMKHDRMVVFSAAFGALLVMTVLSAVLGHAVPTLIPKRLTSFMAAALFFVFGAKLLNEGMKMDPNEGVSAEMHEVEQELAEKEKEMGNGHNGVSAYNLEMGLGGRNSRSKSRFPSPPRSPSQSPSRSPSRRSGSMGGFMQGVGNLCSLLLSPAWVQTFAMTFLGEWGDRSQIATIAMAAGQDYWWVTLGATCGHAICTGVAVIGGRAIAGRVSLKIVTVGGAVAFLIFGFIYFLEALYA